In the genome of Brachypodium distachyon strain Bd21 chromosome 3, Brachypodium_distachyon_v3.0, whole genome shotgun sequence, the window CTACCTCGTCTCCGACCTCCCCGTCGACAGGCACGCCGCAGACTGCCTCTTCCTCTCTGTCTCCGGCGGTCCGGCTTCTGCGACGCCAAACCTGCACCCGACCCCATCTCTCTGTCCCCGACCACtccagcacggcggcggcccctctccgcggcggcggcaacagcGCAGCAAGcgggcgcgacggcggcgagcctGGCCTTTTCTGTCATGTGCCGTGTCTGGGCTGAAGCGGGCGGGCACGACACGGCCCACTTATAGTCGTGCCTAGCGGGCCTTGGCCGTGCGAAGCCCGTTTATCCACGGACCAGGCCGTGCCGGGCATGTGAGGTCCGTTGGCCAGGTATAGCCGTCCCGTCGCTTCCTGACCTTTCCCGCAGCCACGAGCCGCCGTACCTGAGCCGCAGCGCCGTCGTCGCTCCCCACTGGGCTGCAGTAACCGCGagccgccggcggccccgaattTTGCCCTCCGTCGCCGATAGCCACTTCAGCATCTTCCTGCgatggctgcggcggcgatcTCCGGTGGCCACCTCgtcctctcctctcctgccTCTTCCCAGCGCCTGCAGCCGCTCCCGCTCCAACATCCCTCAGCGAGACCAATCGCCtcatccgccgcctccgccgctcgccgagGGCTTGCGGCCGCCGCAGTCTCCAGCCCCGCCGCGTTCTCCTCCGCGGGGAAAGATGGTTAGGGTTTAAGCATTGtatcattttgtttgttggttggttggttagGGCCTAGGGAGCTACATGGTAACTGTGGTTCTAGTGGGGTTTTCGTCATCGTTAGAATAGATTTGACAAACAAGCAATAATCAGGCTGCCAATGAGTACTTGTTTTTAGTCATCTTTCTTATAGATGCGAATTTTAATTCATCAGGCACTAATTAGTAGTTACTGACAGTAGCTGAAGCTTAGACATCCCAAATAGTTTTCTAAAtacagaaataaataaaaggtTGGTGCAAAATGTGGATCCAAGTACGATTGCATTAGCTATGGCAAATTCTTGGCAGGCACTTCCATTTTTTTGTGGCCACTGAATGAACAATTATCTCATTATCTGGTATAGATTACATTTCACAAACTTGCACTAGACATATGGTGATCACAGAAGAGTTTAATTAAATTTTCTTCTTTGACAGTGCAGAAGCAATGCCcgaattttctttcttgtccACATCACTGTGTTACTGTGATAGAATTGTTTGTGGTAAAGACATTAGCTTTATAATTCACATGGTTGTTCATTTGCTTTTATCCtacttttttttgggggggtggggggggggggggggggagggaagATGTGAATGGTGGAAACTCTGGTATacattttaaaactttttGGGCATCGATGGAAACTTTCATTACTGAAGATGTTATAAAAATATGCTTCTTTTTACTAACCATACTAATTTCTTGCAGCCAAACTGATTCCTAAGGATTTTCTACATATCAATGATTTTGACAAAGATACAATCATGAAGATCCTCAATCGAGCCATTGAAGTTAAGGCAATGATAAAGTCAGGAGATAGGAGCTTCCAACCGTTCAAAGGAAAGTCAATGGCAATGATCTTTGCGAAGCCGTCGATGAGAACCCGTGTTTCATTTGAAACAGGATTCTTCTTGCTTGGTGGGCATGCCGTTTATTTGGGACCTGATGATATCCAGATGGGCAAGCGCGAGGAGACTCGTGATGTTGCTCGAGTACTTTCTGGATACAATGACATCATTATGGCCAGGCTTTTTGCTCACCAGGTATGATCATGAGTTACGTGATCATTTTTTCGTTTGATCCATTTAGCAGCATAATTTGCATGTACACAGATTCCAAATCAAATCCCTGCTTATTGAAATCTGTCTCTTCCATGACGCCTATTGAGCGCAATCAAGACAACAATGTAATTTCTTGTTATTTCGTTGGTGGGAAAGCAATATGTTCTGCAAATTGAAATCTATTAAGAGGAGCATCAACCTTAATAATGTGTACTCATAACTGAAATAGTAAGTCCATTCCACCCTAATAACCTGGAAATATTTTTTATCAGAGAATTCcatgaaaaaataattttgttgCAGCAGTTCTCTTTCTACTGTGCATATtcattttgtttatttgtaCTTTTCTTCAAACAATTTAACATATAGTTGATGTTTCGGCTGGCCATTTAATTCACTTCCACTATATCTTGCTTCTATCCGAGATAGTGAGATACTGTTTCCCTAAACTTACTCACATTCTGCATTCATTCATTGATCTTAAGAAGTTTCAGTGAAAGTCGATTTATGTTCGATTCCATCTGAGCATTTTTCTTCCTAACATCTCACATATGATTTTGGCATTTTGACAGGACATTGTGGACTTGGCAAAATATGCATCTGTACCTGTCATAAATGGCCTCACGGACTATAACCATCCATGCCAGATAATGGCTGATGCACTCACTATGGTTGAACACATTGGTCGTATTGAAAACACCAAGGTGACCCCCCTTAAAATAACAGCATATGGTCATTTTCTTGTCCTGTGGCCAATTCTCTCATTTTGCTAATTGTTTA includes:
- the LOC100846818 gene encoding ornithine carbamoyltransferase, chloroplastic produces the protein MAAAAISGGHLVLSSPASSQRLQPLPLQHPSARPIASSAASAARRGLAAAAVSSPAAFSSAGKDAKLIPKDFLHINDFDKDTIMKILNRAIEVKAMIKSGDRSFQPFKGKSMAMIFAKPSMRTRVSFETGFFLLGGHAVYLGPDDIQMGKREETRDVARVLSGYNDIIMARLFAHQDIVDLAKYASVPVINGLTDYNHPCQIMADALTMVEHIGRIENTKVVYVGDGNNIVHSWLLLAAVLPLHFVCACPKGFEPDAKTVEIARSAGSKIEITNDPKEAVKGADVVYTDVWASMGQKEEAEYRKQVFQGFMVDEALMEIAGPKAFLMHCLPAERGVEVTDGAIEAPNSIVFPQAENRMHAQNAIMLHVLGA